Proteins from a single region of Diaphorobacter limosus:
- a CDS encoding response regulator transcription factor, whose protein sequence is MWRCLVIEDELENARYIADGLRAQGHVAIIAHEAGDALRRACGETWDLVILDRMLGPQVDGLHILQSMRGLGLRTPVLVLSALSALDERVRGLKAGGDDYLTKPFAFSELLARLEALVRRSRTGEEVKALQLGDLRLDLVHRTVQRNGRLIALKPREFRLLAYLLMHAEQPLTRTMLLEAVWDYRFDPQTNLIDVQISRLRQKLQAPGEAPLIHTVRGVGYRIGLQAEGGA, encoded by the coding sequence ATGTGGCGCTGCCTGGTGATAGAGGACGAGCTGGAGAACGCGCGCTACATCGCCGACGGCCTGCGTGCCCAGGGGCATGTGGCCATCATCGCCCACGAGGCGGGTGACGCGCTGCGCCGCGCCTGCGGCGAGACCTGGGACCTGGTGATCCTGGACCGCATGCTGGGCCCGCAGGTGGATGGCCTGCACATTCTGCAGAGCATGCGCGGCCTGGGGCTGCGCACCCCGGTGCTGGTGCTGTCGGCGCTGAGTGCGCTGGACGAGCGCGTCCGCGGCCTGAAGGCCGGCGGCGACGATTACCTGACCAAGCCGTTCGCCTTCTCCGAGCTGTTGGCACGGCTGGAGGCGCTGGTGCGCCGCTCGCGCACGGGTGAGGAGGTCAAGGCGCTGCAGCTCGGTGACCTGCGCCTGGATCTGGTGCACCGCACGGTGCAGCGCAATGGCCGTCTCATCGCCCTGAAGCCGCGCGAATTCCGCCTGCTGGCCTATCTGCTGATGCATGCCGAGCAGCCCCTGACGCGCACCATGCTGCTGGAGGCGGTGTGGGACTACCGTTTCGACCCGCAGACCAACCTGATCGACGTGCAGATCAGCCGCCTGCGGCAAAAACTGCAGGCGCCGGGCGAGGCGCCGCTGATACACACCGTGCGCGGCGTGGGCTACCGCATCGGCCTGCAAGCCGAGGGCGGCGCATGA
- the gltA gene encoding citrate synthase, translating into MKLADNKATLSFSNGKPSVELPVYQGSIGPDVIDIRKLYGQTDMFTYDPGFLSTASCQSAITYIDGDKGELLYRGYPIEQLAQKCDYLDTCYLLLNGDLPNEGQRTDFHKLVLKHTMVNEQMQFFLRGFRRDAHPMAVLTGLIGALSAFYHDSTDINNPEHRHISAIRLISKLPTLVAMAYKYGVGQPYMYPRNDLSYAGNFLRMMFGTPCEDYKVNPVLERAMDRIFILHADHEQNASTSTVRLCGSSGTNPFAAIAAGVACLWGPAHGGANEACLNMLEDIQRNGGVAKVGEFMEQVKDKNSGVKLMGFGHRVYKNYDPRAKLMQETCNEVLAELGLENDPLFKLAKQLEKIALEDDYFVSRKLYPNVDFYSGIVQRAIGIPVSLFTGIFALARTVGWIAQLNEMLADPEYKIGRPRQLFTGSPRRDV; encoded by the coding sequence ATGAAACTGGCAGACAACAAAGCAACGCTATCGTTCAGCAACGGCAAGCCGAGCGTGGAACTTCCCGTGTACCAGGGCAGCATCGGCCCGGACGTGATCGACATCCGCAAGCTGTACGGCCAGACCGACATGTTCACCTACGACCCGGGCTTTCTGTCCACGGCGTCCTGCCAGTCGGCCATTACCTACATCGACGGCGACAAGGGCGAGCTGCTGTACCGCGGCTATCCCATCGAGCAACTGGCACAAAAGTGCGACTACCTCGACACCTGCTACCTGCTGCTCAATGGCGACCTGCCCAACGAAGGCCAGCGCACCGACTTCCACAAGCTGGTGCTCAAGCACACCATGGTGAACGAGCAGATGCAGTTCTTCCTGCGTGGTTTCCGCCGTGACGCCCACCCCATGGCCGTGCTCACCGGCCTGATCGGCGCCCTGTCGGCCTTCTATCACGACAGCACCGACATCAACAACCCCGAGCACCGCCATATCTCGGCCATCCGGCTGATCTCCAAGCTGCCCACGCTGGTGGCCATGGCCTACAAGTACGGCGTCGGCCAGCCCTACATGTATCCGCGCAATGACCTGTCTTACGCCGGCAACTTCCTGCGCATGATGTTCGGCACGCCCTGCGAGGACTACAAGGTCAACCCGGTGCTCGAGCGCGCCATGGACCGGATCTTCATCCTGCACGCCGACCACGAGCAGAACGCCTCCACCTCCACCGTGCGCCTGTGCGGCAGCTCGGGCACGAACCCGTTCGCGGCCATAGCCGCCGGCGTGGCCTGCCTGTGGGGCCCGGCCCATGGCGGCGCCAACGAGGCCTGCCTGAACATGCTGGAGGACATCCAGCGCAATGGCGGCGTGGCCAAGGTCGGCGAGTTCATGGAGCAGGTCAAGGACAAGAACAGCGGCGTCAAGCTGATGGGCTTTGGCCACCGCGTCTACAAGAACTACGACCCGCGCGCCAAGCTGATGCAGGAAACCTGCAACGAGGTGCTGGCCGAGCTGGGCCTGGAGAACGACCCGCTGTTCAAGCTGGCCAAGCAGCTGGAGAAGATCGCCCTGGAAGACGACTACTTCGTCTCGCGCAAGCTCTACCCGAACGTGGACTTCTACTCCGGCATCGTGCAGCGCGCCATCGGTATCCCGGTCAGCCTGTTCACCGGCATCTTCGCCCTGGCCCGCACCGTGGGCTGGATCGCCCAGCTCAACGAAATGCTGGCCGACCCCGAGTACAAGATCGGCCGTCCGCGCCAGCTGTTCACCGGCTCGCCGCGCCGCGACGTCTAA
- a CDS encoding succinate dehydrogenase assembly factor 2 produces MADDALLDERDVAILRWRSRRGLVENDLFIERFFERHGAHLTARQAHAMTLLMNLSDNDLLDLLLKRKEAEGEIATDDVRAVLELLRERA; encoded by the coding sequence ATGGCCGACGACGCCCTGCTTGACGAACGGGATGTGGCCATCCTGCGCTGGCGCAGCCGGCGCGGGCTGGTGGAGAACGACCTGTTCATCGAGCGTTTTTTTGAGCGCCACGGCGCGCACCTGACGGCTCGCCAGGCGCACGCGATGACGCTGCTCATGAATCTGTCGGACAACGACCTGCTGGACCTGCTGCTCAAACGCAAGGAGGCCGAAGGCGAGATCGCGACCGACGATGTGCGGGCCGTGCTGGAGCTGCTGCGCGAACGCGCTTGA
- a CDS encoding succinate dehydrogenase iron-sulfur subunit — translation MQRTFKIYRYDPDKDAKPYMQTVSVELDGHERMLLDALLKLKAQDPSLSFRRSCREGVCGSDAMNINGKNGLACLTNMKTLSGDIVLKPLPGLPVIRDLIVDMTQFFNQYHSIKPYLQNDTPTSPSKERLQSPEEREELDGLYECILCASCSTACPSFWWNPDKFVGPAGLLQAYRFIADSRDQATGERLDNLEDPYRLFRCHTIMNCVDVCPKGLKPAAAISKIKELMVRRAI, via the coding sequence ATGCAACGCACTTTCAAGATCTACCGCTACGACCCGGACAAGGATGCCAAGCCCTACATGCAGACCGTGAGCGTCGAGCTCGACGGCCACGAGCGCATGCTGCTGGACGCCCTGCTCAAGCTCAAGGCGCAAGACCCTTCGCTGTCGTTCCGCCGCTCCTGCCGCGAGGGCGTGTGCGGCTCGGACGCCATGAACATCAATGGCAAGAACGGCCTGGCCTGCCTGACCAACATGAAGACGCTGTCGGGCGACATCGTGCTGAAGCCCCTGCCCGGCCTGCCGGTGATCCGCGACCTGATCGTGGACATGACCCAGTTCTTCAACCAGTACCACTCGATCAAGCCCTACCTGCAGAACGACACCCCCACGTCGCCCTCCAAGGAGCGCCTGCAGTCGCCCGAGGAGCGCGAGGAGCTCGACGGCCTGTACGAGTGCATTCTGTGCGCCAGCTGCTCCACGGCCTGCCCCAGCTTCTGGTGGAACCCCGATAAATTCGTCGGCCCAGCGGGTCTCTTGCAGGCCTACCGCTTCATCGCCGACAGCCGTGACCAGGCCACGGGCGAGCGCCTGGATAACCTGGAAGACCCATACCGGCTGTTCCGCTGCCACACCATCATGAACTGCGTGGACGTGTGCCCCAAGGGCCTCAAGCCCGCCGCCGCCATCAGCAAGATCAAGGAGCTGATGGTGCGCCGCGCCATCTAA
- the sdhA gene encoding succinate dehydrogenase flavoprotein subunit: MSYTKKDIAVRKFDVVIVGAGGSGMRASLELSRAGLSVACLTKVFPTRSHTVAAQGGVSASLGNMSEDNWHYHFYDTIKGGDWLSDQDAVEFMCREAPNVVIELEHFGMPFDRNADGTIYQRPFGGHTANYGEKPVQRACAAADRTGHAMLHTLYQKNVESKTNFFVEWMALDLIRNSTGDVVGVTALELETGDLYELHAKAVLLATGGAGRIFAASTNAFINTGDGLGMAARAGIPLQDLEFWQFHPTGVAGAGVLLTEGCRGEGAILLNSNGERFMERYAPTLKDLAPRDFVSRSMDQEIKEGRGCGPNKDYILMKLDHLGADTIRKRLPSVEEIGHNFANVDITKEPIPVVPTIHYQMGGIPTNIHGQVVVWDGSQNNIVKGLYAVGECAAVSVHGANRLGTNSLLDLLVFGKSAGKHIVKFVGEYGNHQDMPADGSDRTLARLNQLEDSKDGIYAQDLANEIRQTMQSHAGVFRTQKGMDEGVVKIAAIREKVGSVTLKDKSKVWNTARMEALEVDNLIEVAQATMVSAAARKECRGAHTVDDYEHPADHPTAPLGRDDANWLKHTLWHSASNSLTYKPVNMKPLTVDSIPPKVRTF; encoded by the coding sequence GCTCGGGCATGCGTGCCTCGCTGGAACTCTCGCGCGCCGGTCTGTCCGTCGCCTGCCTGACCAAGGTCTTCCCCACGCGCTCGCACACCGTGGCCGCCCAGGGCGGCGTATCGGCGTCGCTCGGCAACATGAGCGAGGACAACTGGCACTACCACTTCTACGACACCATCAAGGGCGGCGACTGGCTGTCCGACCAGGACGCCGTCGAGTTCATGTGCCGCGAAGCGCCCAACGTCGTCATCGAGCTTGAGCATTTCGGCATGCCGTTTGACCGCAACGCCGACGGCACCATCTACCAGCGCCCGTTTGGCGGCCACACCGCCAACTACGGTGAAAAGCCCGTGCAACGCGCCTGCGCCGCCGCCGACCGCACCGGCCACGCCATGCTGCACACGCTGTACCAGAAGAACGTCGAGTCCAAGACCAACTTCTTCGTCGAATGGATGGCGCTGGATCTGATCCGCAACAGCACCGGCGACGTGGTCGGTGTAACCGCCCTGGAACTGGAAACCGGCGACCTGTACGAGCTGCACGCCAAGGCCGTGCTGCTGGCCACGGGCGGCGCGGGCCGCATCTTTGCCGCATCGACCAACGCCTTTATCAACACCGGCGACGGCCTGGGGATGGCGGCGCGTGCCGGCATCCCGCTACAAGACCTGGAGTTCTGGCAGTTCCACCCCACCGGCGTGGCCGGCGCGGGCGTGCTGCTGACCGAGGGCTGCCGCGGCGAGGGCGCTATTCTTTTGAATAGCAACGGCGAACGCTTCATGGAGCGGTACGCACCCACCTTGAAAGACCTGGCGCCGCGCGACTTCGTCTCGCGCTCGATGGATCAGGAGATCAAGGAAGGCCGTGGCTGCGGCCCGAACAAGGACTACATCCTGATGAAGCTCGACCACCTGGGCGCGGACACGATTCGCAAACGCCTGCCGTCGGTGGAGGAGATCGGCCACAACTTCGCCAACGTCGACATCACCAAGGAGCCTATCCCGGTGGTGCCCACCATCCACTACCAGATGGGCGGCATTCCGACCAACATCCACGGCCAGGTCGTGGTCTGGGACGGCAGCCAGAACAACATCGTCAAGGGCCTGTACGCCGTGGGCGAATGCGCGGCGGTGTCGGTGCATGGCGCCAACCGCCTGGGCACGAACTCGCTGCTGGACCTGCTGGTGTTCGGCAAGTCGGCAGGCAAGCACATCGTCAAGTTCGTCGGCGAATACGGCAACCACCAGGACATGCCGGCCGATGGCAGCGACCGCACCCTGGCGCGCCTGAACCAGCTGGAGGACTCCAAGGATGGCATCTACGCGCAAGACCTGGCCAATGAGATCCGCCAGACCATGCAGTCGCACGCCGGCGTGTTCCGCACGCAAAAGGGCATGGACGAGGGCGTGGTCAAGATCGCCGCGATCCGCGAGAAGGTCGGCTCCGTCACGCTCAAGGACAAATCCAAGGTCTGGAACACCGCGCGCATGGAAGCGCTGGAGGTGGACAACCTGATCGAGGTGGCGCAGGCCACCATGGTCTCGGCCGCCGCGCGCAAGGAATGCCGCGGCGCCCACACCGTGGACGACTACGAACACCCGGCTGACCACCCCACCGCGCCGCTGGGCCGCGACGACGCCAACTGGCTCAAGCACACGCTGTGGCACAGCGCCAGCAACAGCCTGACCTACAAGCCCGTGAACATGAAACCGCTGACGGTGGACAGCATCCCGCCCAAGGTCCGTACGTTCTGA